In the Armatimonadota bacterium genome, ACGTCGTGACGCGCCGTCGGGCGGTACGCGACGCGCCCCCGCGCCGGGCGGCGCCGGCTGGTAGGACACCCCCAGCAGGTACAGCCCGCCGGGCGGTGCGGCCGGTGGTACGCGAGCTGGATCGCCTGCGGCCAGCAGCGTGCCCACGGCACCGGCCGGCAGCATGCCGCGCCCGACCTGCAGGAGGGTCGCGACGATGCGCCGCACCATCTGCCGGAGAAACCGGTCGGCGACGACCGTGATCACCACGAACGTCCCCCGGCGGGTCACCGTGGCCTCGGTCAGGGTGCACTCGGTGGTCCTGGTGGTCGTGCCGGCGACGCGAAAGGCCGCGAAGTCGTGGCGGCCGACCAGCGCGGCGGCGGCCGCCTGCATGGCCTCCAGGTCGAGCGGCTCCGGCACGTGGTACGCGTAGCGTCGCAGCAGCGCCGAGGGGAGCGGCCGGGCCAGCACCAGGTAGCCGTAGGCGCGCCACCGGGCGTCGCGCCGGGCGTGGAACCCTGGCGGTGCGTCGTCGACGGCGCGCACGACGACGTCGGGCGGAAGCAGGGCGTTCAGCCCGGCCCGGATGCGCTCGGTGGACAACCGGCTCGCGGTCACCAGGTGGGCCACCTGGCCCAGGGCGTGGACGCCGGCGTCGGTGCGTCCGGCTCCCACGACCCGCGTCGGCGCGTTGAAGAGGCGGCTGGCCGCGCCCTCGAGCACGGCCTGCACCGTGGGCGCAGCAGGCTGTCGCTGCCAGCCGGCGTAGTTGGTGCCGTCGTACTCCACGACCAGGCGCAACGTGCGCATGGGGCCTACCTGAAGCGCACCAACAGCACCGCCCCAGCGACCACCAGCGCGGCGGCCACGGCGTCGGCCGGGCGCCAGCGCAGTTCGCGCATACGCGTCCGCGGAGCCCCCGCCGTGTAACACCGCGCTTCCATGGCCAGCGCCAGTTCCTCCGAGCGGCGGAACGCGGAGTGCAGGAGCGGGACCACCACGGGCACCAGGGCCTGCGCGCGGCGTAGCAGCGGGCCCTGGCCGAACTCGGCGCCGCGGGCCATCTGCGCTTTGAGGATCCGCTCGGTCTCCTCCAGCAACGTGGGGACGAAGCGCAGGGCGATCGTGGTCATCATGGCCAGCTCGTGTCCGGGCACGCCGACCCGTCGCAGCGGACCTACCAGCCACGCGATGCCGTCGGCCAGCTCCACCGAGGACGTGGTGAAGGTCAACAGGGACGCCAGCGCGACCACGAGCAGCAGGCGGCCGGCGGCCAGGGCGCCGGCGCGCAGGCCCTCGGCCGTAGCCACCAGCGGGCCCAGGGTGACCACCGGCGTCGCCTCCTCACCGCCGGTAAAGAACGCGTTGAGCACGACGGCCAGCGCCAGGAGCGCCGCCAGTGGCCGCAGCCCCCGTGTGGCGAAGCCCAGGGGGATCCGCCCCACCACCAGCAGCCCGCCCAGCGCCAGGGCCACCGCACCCAACGCCGCGAACGATCCTGTCAGGAACAGCGCCACCGACATGACCCCCACGGCCAGGATCTTGGTGCGCGGGTCCAGCCGGTGGAGTGCGGAGTCCCCCGGCACGTACTGCCCCAGCGGCACCGCGCTACGGATCTCCACGGCTCGCTCCTCCCAGCGCACGCCCGATGGCGCGCCGGGCGTCGGGCAGCGTCAGGGCCTCGGCCACCGGCACGCCGAGGGCCCGCAGGCGGCGGGTCAGCCGCGCGGCCACCGGCAGGTCGAGCCCCAGCCGCCGCACCTCCTCCTCGCGGGCAAAGACGTCGCCCACGGAGCCCGCGAGCGCGACCGTGCCGTCGCGCAACACCACCACCCGCTGCGCGAGCTCCGCGACGTCGTCCATGTGGTGGGTGACCAGCACCACGGTCTGCCCCCGGCGGTGGAGGTCGCGCAGGATCCGGCGGATCTCCCCTCGCCCCTGGCCGTCGAGGCCCGCCGTCGGCTCGTCGAGGACCAGCACTGCGGGCCGCATGGCCAGGACGCCGGCCAGCGCCACCCGCCGCATCTCGCCGCCAGACAGCGCAAACGGCGAGCGATCCGCGAACCGCTCGGGGGGAAGCCCAACCAGGCCGAGCGCCTCCTCGACGGCCTCGGCGACCGCCGCGGGCGTCCACCCGAGGTTGCGCGGGCCGAACGCCACGTCCCGCGCCACGGTCTCTTCGAAGAGCTGGTACTCCGGAAACTGGAACACGAGCCCGACCAGGCGCCGCGCGGCACGGCGATCGGCCCGCGGCGCCCAGAGGTCCTGGCCGGCCACGAGCACGCGTCCCGCGGTCGGCCGCAACAGGCCGTTGAAATGCTGGATCAACGTGGACTTGCCCGAGCCGGTGGGGCCCAGGATGGCGACGAACTCTCCCCGGGCGATCTGCAGGGACACGCCCCGTAGCGCCGGAGCCTCCATGGGCGTGCCGCGTAGGTAGGTGTAGTGGACCTCCTCGCAGGCGACGAGTGGCTCAGCCATCGCGCGGGGGCCGGTGGGGGGACAACGCGGCCAGCGCGGCGACCAGCCGATCCTCGGTGTGGATCCCCGGCGGCACGGGCAGCCCATCGGCGCGCAACCAGGCCGCCAGCTGGGCCACGGGCGGCGCCGCCAGCCCGGGCCGTCCGCGCTCGGCCAGGCGGTCGAAGACCTCCGCCGGGGGACCGTCCTCCATGATGCGTCCGGCCTCGAGGACCAGGATCCGGTCGGCGTCGGCCAGGTCCTCAAGCGCGTGGGAGATCATCACCACCGTGAGGCCGTGCTCGCGATGCAGGGCCCGGACCACGCGCAGGACCTCCGCACGTCCCTCCGGGTCCAGCATGGTGGTCGGCTCGTCGAGTACCAGGCACTCCGGCCGCATGGCCAGCACGCCGGCCAGCGCCACGCGCTGCTTCTGGCCGCCCGACAGCGCATGGGGCGCGTGCCGGCGGTAGGCTGTCATGCCCACGGCCTCCAGGGCCCACTCCACGCGACGGCGGATCTCCGCGGGCGGGAGGCCCAGGTTCTCCGGGCCGAAGGCCACGTCTTCCTCGACCACCGTCGCCACGAGCTGGTTGTCGGGGTTCTGGAAGACCATGCCCACACGGCGGCGAATGGCCGGGACAGCGTGGCGGTCCCGCGTGTCCAGCCC is a window encoding:
- a CDS encoding energy-coupling factor transporter transmembrane protein EcfT — encoded protein: MEIRSAVPLGQYVPGDSALHRLDPRTKILAVGVMSVALFLTGSFAALGAVALALGGLLVVGRIPLGFATRGLRPLAALLALAVVLNAFFTGGEEATPVVTLGPLVATAEGLRAGALAAGRLLLVVALASLLTFTTSSVELADGIAWLVGPLRRVGVPGHELAMMTTIALRFVPTLLEETERILKAQMARGAEFGQGPLLRRAQALVPVVVPLLHSAFRRSEELALAMEARCYTAGAPRTRMRELRWRPADAVAAALVVAGAVLLVRFR
- a CDS encoding energy-coupling factor transporter ATPase — encoded protein: MAEPLVACEEVHYTYLRGTPMEAPALRGVSLQIARGEFVAILGPTGSGKSTLIQHFNGLLRPTAGRVLVAGQDLWAPRADRRAARRLVGLVFQFPEYQLFEETVARDVAFGPRNLGWTPAAVAEAVEEALGLVGLPPERFADRSPFALSGGEMRRVALAGVLAMRPAVLVLDEPTAGLDGQGRGEIRRILRDLHRRGQTVVLVTHHMDDVAELAQRVVVLRDGTVALAGSVGDVFAREEEVRRLGLDLPVAARLTRRLRALGVPVAEALTLPDARRAIGRALGGASRGDP
- the truA gene encoding tRNA pseudouridine(38-40) synthase TruA encodes the protein MRTLRLVVEYDGTNYAGWQRQPAAPTVQAVLEGAASRLFNAPTRVVGAGRTDAGVHALGQVAHLVTASRLSTERIRAGLNALLPPDVVVRAVDDAPPGFHARRDARWRAYGYLVLARPLPSALLRRYAYHVPEPLDLEAMQAAAAALVGRHDFAAFRVAGTTTRTTECTLTEATVTRRGTFVVITVVADRFLRQMVRRIVATLLQVGRGMLPAGAVGTLLAAGDPARVPPAAPPGGLYLLGVSYQPAPPGAGARRVPPDGASRRGGAML
- a CDS encoding energy-coupling factor transporter ATPase, whose protein sequence is MGELLLEATDLRYVYHPETPQAVVALDGLSCVIRRGEYVGIVGGNGSGKSTLAKHFNALLVPTAGVVRVSGLDTRDRHAVPAIRRRVGMVFQNPDNQLVATVVEEDVAFGPENLGLPPAEIRRRVEWALEAVGMTAYRRHAPHALSGGQKQRVALAGVLAMRPECLVLDEPTTMLDPEGRAEVLRVVRALHREHGLTVVMISHALEDLADADRILVLEAGRIMEDGPPAEVFDRLAERGRPGLAAPPVAQLAAWLRADGLPVPPGIHTEDRLVAALAALSPHRPPRDG